Part of the Tidjanibacter massiliensis genome is shown below.
GCCGATTGCCATACCTTTTCCTGTCGTACCGTTTCCATGCGGTCGGTGGTATCCGTTATTATCGTTCGCGTCGGTTTGTCCGTCGTTTCGTCTGTTGTCCGTTGCTCTGCCTGTCTTCGGACGGTATCGTAATTTTCCAGCTGCCTGATGTGGCGGGGCCGGAGAACGGGGAGCGACAGTCGGGTTGCCGTTCTGTTGTCCCTTTTCCGCATATGGGGTGGAAGGTCAGTTTGCTTCCCTTTGCGGTGTCGGTTCCGTCGTTTCGGGAAGTTTTATCCTTATCTTTTCGATGCGGTGCTTCTCTACGGATTCTACGGTGAAGGTGATGCCGTGCGAAGTGATGGAATCCCCCTTTTTGAGAAAATCGCGTTTGATTTCGAGCATCAGCCCTGCGATGGTTTCGGCCTCTCCTTTTACGTCGTCGAACGTATCGTCGTCGAGTTGCATCACGTCGAGGAAATCGTAGATATGCGTTTTGCCGTCGAAGATGTAGGTGCCGTCGGCCAGTCGGCGGTAGAAGGTTTCGTCCTTGTCGCTTTCGTCGGTTATTTCACCCACTATCTCCTCGAGGATGTCTTCCAGCGAGAGCAGGCCGAGCGTGGAGCCGTACTCGTCCACGACGATGGCCATGTGTACCTTGTTGCTCTGGAACTCTTCGAGCAGGTCGTTTATCTTTTTGTGTTCCGGTATGTAGTAAGCTTCCCGTAACTGTTTCTGCCATTGGAAGTCGTCGCTCTCGCCGATGAACGGCAGCATGTCCTTTACGTAGAGAATGCCTTCTATGTTATCGATACTGTCGCGATAGGCGGGAATGCGGGAGAATCCCGATTCCACGATGGTGTTGCGCACTTCGTTGAATCCCCACTCCACGTTCACTGCCGTGATGTCGAGCCTCGGCTGCATGATGTCTTCGACATTGGTATTGACGAAATCGACGATTCCGGTGAGC
Proteins encoded:
- the gldE gene encoding gliding motility-associated protein GldE — its product is MIHFCSIFLYKGFDGSDIISLVILAVLICISAFASGSETALFSLSPGDIRTVKNRGNKSDEAILKLLSTEDYTLATILILNNLVNIIIVILSNNIIDSLVTFTSAGWNFAFKTVLVTFILLLFGEIIPKVTASHFPLRFASIIAVPLLGVRSAFKPLSWILVKLGERFNRRAAKSHTNISMDELSDALEMTQNQSSEEKKMLTGIVDFVNTNVEDIMQPRLDITAVNVEWGFNEVRNTIVESGFSRIPAYRDSIDNIEGILYVKDMLPFIGESDDFQWQKQLREAYYIPEHKKINDLLEEFQSNKVHMAIVVDEYGSTLGLLSLEDILEEIVGEITDESDKDETFYRRLADGTYIFDGKTHIYDFLDVMQLDDDTFDDVKGEAETIAGLMLEIKRDFLKKGDSITSHGITFTVESVEKHRIEKIRIKLPETTEPTPQREAN